The Bacillota bacterium nucleotide sequence GGTGGCTCTCACGTAGGCCTGCCGCCGTAATCTTTATAAATTCAGTTTTGGTCTGCAAATCGGCTATCGTCTGGCAACCGCAGTAACCCATGCCCGACTTTAGCCCACCCATGATTTGGTACACTGTCTCCGAAAGGGCGCCGCGGTAGGGCACACGGCCCTCTATCCCCTCGGGCACAGCCTTGGCGGCCTGCTCCTGGAAGTAACGGTCCTTACTGCCCCTCTCCATAGCGGCGATGCTGCCCATGCCGCGGTAGACCTTGTAGGTGCGCCCCTGAAAAACTTCTGTCTCGCCCGGGCTTTCTTCCGTGCCCGCCAAGAGATTGCCCAGCATCACCGTAGATGCGCCCGCCGCTAAAGCCTTGACCACATCGCCCGAATACTTAATGCCGCCGTCGGCAATAATCGGCACACCAAAGGGAGCAGCGGCCTGCGCACAATCGTGGACGGCCGTTACTTGGGGCACGCCCACACCCGCCACCACGCGCGTGGTGCAGATGGAGCCCGGCCCGATGCCCACCTTTAGACCGTCGGCACCAGCCGCGATAAGATCGCGCACCGCTGCTGCCGTGGCAATATTCCCCGCGATAAGGGCGACTTTAGGCCACGCCGCCTTTGTCTCGCGCACTTGCCGCAGCACGCCGTCTGAATGCCCGTGGGCGGTGTCTATGACTAAGACGTCAACGCCCGAAGCCACCAGCGCCGCCGCCCTATCCATGGTTCCTGGCCCCACGCCAATAGCCGCCGCCACTCGTAATCTACCCAAAGAATCCTTAGTGGCCTGCGGGTACATGCGCGCCTTCTCGATATCTTTAATCGTTATCAGGCCAATCAGCTGAAAGTTGTTGTCCACTAGGGGTAGCTTTTCTATTTTGTGCTTCCAGAGTATGGCCTTAGCTTCTTCTAGCGTCGTGCCCCGCGGTGCGGTCACCAAGTTTTCTTTGGTCATGGCCGTGTATATTTTGGCGTCTAAATCCACTTCAAAGCGAATGTCGCGGTTTGTAATAATGCCCACTAGCTTGCCCTGCACGGTTATCGGCACACCCGAAATGTGGTAGCGCTCCATCAGGCGCAGGGCGTCGCGGATAAGGTGCTCGGGCGACAAGAAAATGGGGTCGGTTATAACGCCGTGCTCCGAGCGCTTGACCCTATCTACCTCGGATGCCTGCTGCTCAATGCTCATACTCTTGTGCACTACGCCTAGACCACCCTCGCGCGCTATAGCAATGGCCATGCGAGACTCTGTTACCGTGTCCATACCTGCGCTTAAAATTGGGATGTGCAGGCGAATATCCTTCGTCAGATAGGTGCTGGTGTCCGCGTCCCGCGGCAAGACCTCTGACTGGCGTGGCACCAAAAGAACGTCATCAAAAGTTAAACCCTCGCGCACTGTTTATACCCCCATGCTTGTCTCTTTATTAGCTCAAAATCATACCAGAAACAAGATGCAAGAAGCAAGAAATAAGAAGCAGGAAGATAGATGCAAGAGAGAGGAATAAACGTTTATTAACCACAGAGTACACAGAGAAAAGCAAGAGAGGAAT carries:
- the guaB gene encoding IMP dehydrogenase: MREGLTFDDVLLVPRQSEVLPRDADTSTYLTKDIRLHIPILSAGMDTVTESRMAIAIAREGGLGVVHKSMSIEQQASEVDRVKRSEHGVITDPIFLSPEHLIRDALRLMERYHISGVPITVQGKLVGIITNRDIRFEVDLDAKIYTAMTKENLVTAPRGTTLEEAKAILWKHKIEKLPLVDNNFQLIGLITIKDIEKARMYPQATKDSLGRLRVAAAIGVGPGTMDRAAALVASGVDVLVIDTAHGHSDGVLRQVRETKAAWPKVALIAGNIATAAAVRDLIAAGADGLKVGIGPGSICTTRVVAGVGVPQVTAVHDCAQAAAPFGVPIIADGGIKYSGDVVKALAAGASTVMLGNLLAGTEESPGETEVFQGRTYKVYRGMGSIAAMERGSKDRYFQEQAAKAVPEGIEGRVPYRGALSETVYQIMGGLKSGMGYCGCQTIADLQTKTEFIKITAAGLRESHPHDVSITKEAPNYSRG